In Streptomyces sp. NBC_00341, the DNA window CCACCGTGCAACGCGGCGACATCATCCAACTTGGCGGCCAGGCATGCCGGGTGAGAGACCTCCTTCAGCTCCCCCAAGGGGCCAAACATCTGGTCTTCGAATCGGGCGAGCTGCTGGCCATACACACGCGTACCCGGCTCGTAGCCGTGCGACTGCTGAGAAGGCGGTGACCGGCTCCGTGCCCTCTCGTCACCACGACATCGCCGACGATCTCCGCCACCAGATCACGACGGGCAGCATCAAGCCTGGCGAGCGCCTACCGTCCGAAGCCGGCCTGGCCGCCCGGTACAGGGTCAGCACCGTGACCCTGCGACGTGCTCTCGCCGTGCTCCAGGGCGAAGGGCTCGTCGAGAAGATTCACGGCAAGGGCAACTTCGTCCGTCACCCCCGCCGCAAGATTCTGTACGTCGGCGGCTGGGGCACGCTGGACCCCTGGACCGCGGCTGAGCCAACGTTGCGCGTCACGGTTCGCAGCACCACAGTTCCGGCCTCCGTGCACCTGACGATGCTGCTGAACGTGCCAACAGGCAGCCCCCTCGCGGAGTACTCCTGCCTCAGCCTCGAACAAGGATCACCACACGGCCTGGCCCGCATCTACATCCCGCGCGACCTGGCCCCGGCCGGAGTGCTCGACGACGACTTCGTGTGCCGGGAGACGGTCACGAGATTCGCCGTCCTCGGCCCGTCGCCGGCCACCGTCCGAGAGACGGTATGCGCCCGCTCTCCGACCCCGGACGAAGCGTCGGCCCTTCGGATCGGATCCACCGCAGCAGTCCTGGCGATCACTCGTATCGCCACTGACTCCACCGGCCGCGTTGTCGAAGCCGCACTCCTGGCTTTCCCGGGAGACCGCGTCGACGCCGTTTTCACCGCCCACCACGTGCTCGACGAGAGGCAGACACAAGGATGACAGCACCGAACGAACTGCGGCTTCTCCCGTGGTCGGGCCCGGGGGGTAAGCCCTGCTACCTGAGCACTGACGATCCGAACAGTTACATGTCCCGCCTGGCGGACAACGTCGAAGCGATCCAACTCGGCACGGCAGCCGCACTGTTGGAACGGGCCTCGGAAACCCTCGACGCCCGTGACACGGACCCGAATGACCTGCGCCGACTGGTCCACGACTTCACCGGTGTCCTGAGAGACGTATGCCGCGTTGCGGCCAGCCGCGGCCATCTTCTGACGGCGAGCGAACCGCACCGAATCTGAAAGAACGGCGGCACAACGGTGCCAGCCGAGGAAATTTTTCCTTCTGAGACGGGGAAGAGATCCTGAGCACAGAGCCGGGTTTCTTCCCCAACAGGCTATAACGAGGGTTATGAGCCCTGCTCAGGATCTTCGCCTCGATGACTTTCCCAAGCTAGATCCCACATAATCTGCTCCTCCCGATCGGTCAGCTCGGCGCCACCGTGCTGGGTACTAAAGTCCACCACGTCGGAAGTCGTCAGCGGGCCTGATTCAGGCAACCCCAATAGGTTGAACTCTTCAACGACCAACCTCAGACCGCAGAGGCCACAGACGAAACGGTCCGCCCGAAACGAAGCGTCGCTAGAGCCGTATATAGAAGAAATCTGCCCGATCAGGAACCCTTCGCGCCCGCAGGCTGAGCATGAGTTCACCCGAACCAACTCGTCGTCGTCTACCCGCGGGACGGGAGATCTCTCAGGCGCAGTAATCCCGGGCTGTTCGAAACGTTCACGAAATGTCGCCTTGGCGCGGGCCACCTTCCATTCTACCTGTTTCCGCAATGTTCCGATATGCGCCTTGTCAAGCGTTCCCCGAGCGGTGAGCCAAGATCCCCAGAAGATATTTTTGTCTTGAGTCAACTCGTCCAACAGGGCGTCGACAAGGTCAGAGCAAGTGGCCATAACACGTTCGGTTACTGATTCCTCGTGCCAGCCAAGGTGCGCAACGCCGTTACGAGCGCGCAGCACCTCTTGATACCGCTGCTTGCTGCACAGTCCCGGAGCAAAATTCCTGGCACGGGTCATTGCCTCTGCGGCATCAATTGAACGGCCGTTGTGCACGAGTGGTTTTTGAGCACCAACATGTATCAGATCGACGGCTCCAGTTGCATGTACCAACAAGTTCCAATCCTCAGCTATCAACGCGGGGCTTCGGCTGGCCAGAAAGCCCTTTACTATATGCTCGGTGGCCACTTGAGCGTGATGAACGGCAAAGTCAGATTGACGCGGGTCCGTCGTGTATGCCTGAAACGCAGCATGCATCCATCGCCGTGCCGACTCGGTAAGCCTCTCCGGGGAGAAGATAGGCGGGCGCCCAAGAGACACAAGTTACTCCTAATCGGTGTTGTTGCATCATGCTAAATAAACTATCTTGTGTTTTTTCTTCGGATTTTGACTAGCTCATTGCGAACTACAAGAGCTTCCTCAGAGTCAAAACCGCGTTCTTGTACTAGGTCACCATGCAACTCTGCCAACACCGCAGCAGCCTCGGAGAAGCGTCGCAAGACCCGGAGTAGAAATCCGATGTATTTTCGTACCTCGAGCACCTGGGGGTGCGTTGCAGGATGGATCCGCAGGAGGTCCTTAAGCTCAATTTGCAGCTCTTCAAGGGCTTGTTCCTCTTGATTCAGCTTGATGCGGCAAATGGCAGCGCGAATGCGGCACTTCTGTGCATCGGAGGCTCGCCCTGGCCCAGCCTTACCGAGTTCTTCAGCCAGCTCTTGGTAAGAAGCGACAGCTTCGCTGACCCGACCGTCTGCAAGTAGCTGAAAGGCCTCGGCCATTCGAGCTGCCACCGAAAGGATACGCGCGGGACGAGATCCAGGAAACGGCTTGCCTGTGAAATTTCCAGCGCCGCGCGCCGATGGAACTGGAAGGGTGGGATGAATGAGGTCTGGCAGCCCAGGAACACTCAAATACCCTGATCCGCTTGGAGCATGGGTAAACAGTCGACGTGCGACCTCAAGTGCGCCCTCAGGCCGTTCACTTGGTTTCTTAGCGAGCAACCCCATCACTAGCTCGTCCAGTTGCGCATCAATTTCGGGGCGCAAACTGCGAGGAGTGATTGGTGAGGAAAACAGATGATGCCTCATAAGCTGCCCTGTAGAACCTTCGAACGGTGGCCTTCCGATCAAGAGTTGATACAGGAGGACGCCGAAGGAATAGAGATCGGTACTTGGAGTGATATTCGACTCTTCGATCTGTTCCGGTGCCATGTAGACGTATGTGCCCACCACTTTTCCGGCCGACGTCAACCGAGAGAGTGAGGGATCTGGGGTCACTGCAATACCGAAATCCAGCAGCCTCACGGTTCCGTCGACAGCGACCATGATGTTGTCAGGCTTAATGTCGCGGTGAACGACAGAAATATCGTGCGCGTGATGCAATATGGAGCAGAGATGAACCCCAAGGCAGGCAGTCCAATGGATGGGCATCCTCCCCGATACGGTTATGATTTCTGCCAGGCTTTCGCCTTGGATCAACTCCATCACGATGTAGGGGCCGTCAGCTGCGGCGTTTAATAGGGCGTCATGGACTTTGGGAATGCCGGAGTGGGTGAGCTTTGCATGAATCAGGGCCTCGTTACGAAAGCGCTGAGCCAATTCTTCGCTGTCGTCGGCAAGACCCTGGCGGATCAGCTTGATGGCAACATCGCGTTCGAGTACCACGTCGTAGGCGCGCCAAACATGGCCCATGCCTCCGGATTTAATCGACCCACGAATCTCGTACCGCTCACCAATGATTCGCTTAGGCACCGCTCGTGCCATCCTGACGAGTATCGATCACGCCCCGCTCAGGCGGGCTCGCGCTCGTATCGTCATTGTTAGACTCGTATAGCTGTGTCGCTAGATCGACCAGCGAGGCACCCCCCGGAACCGACCAGTGGGCGGAACCTCTTACCGCAACCGGACTTTCCGCCCAGCCGGCGCTTTGCCAAATGTGCATAATTAGACCGCTGGGAGAATATTGTCGATTATCGGCAGCCCATAGAAGAGGCTTTCGGGAGTCATTGACCCATGTCGCCATGAATCGCTTTGGATCCTCGTTGAGCCATGTTCCGACGGCATCCTCCTCAATGCGACCGGGATGGTACATCAGCAACGCACCATCGGGGATGTGATGGTGCTCAACCAGAATCCGAACGCTATTGGGGCGGCGGTGCACGCGTTTTTTGAGCGTTGCATTCTCTTTATACGCCGTGAGCACCGCGACCGGATCGCGTTGATCTTTTGATGAGGATAGAACGCCTCGAACGAGTTCACGGCATGCATCCGCGTTGACGAAGAGGCGAGAGAGAAAGCTGTGAGGTCCATATAGCTCGTCTACCTGCGAAATGAGTCGGGCAAGCACGTGAGCCACTCGCCCCGGAACCTCATCGAGCGCGGACTCCCATGTGGATTCGGGGTCGTCGATTGTCTCGTTGTCCATGCCCTGGAATACGAGGTGGGCAACCAATAGAGCTCCGCGATCCGCGATATAGGCTGCTCTACCCGCCAATGTATCTGCTGCTTCGTGGAGGGAGCGTTGGACGCTTCGCAGCAAAAGAACTGAGCGCCAGATTTGATGGGCAGACGGCTGATGACCAAAGAGTTGTGTGTAGATGCCTTCTGGAGCAGATTCCCAGAGACGCCCACTTGAGTACCGGGCAATTGTCGCCAGTGTGGGATTCGGGTGAGTGCAAGCGAGTGCGGTGGCTGCCTCGGCCATGGTGCAACCGGCGACCAATGAGGGTGTGACTTCCCCACGCCGGATTGCGTACTCTTTGCCAAGGGAAAGCCTAAAATCCTCACGGATCCGGGTCTGCACTGGGTCGAGCGCCACAAAATCCTGCGGCTCAATTCGATTCTGTGTATTCGTTGCTAGCGTGACACGCTGCGCGAATCCCCTAGGGGCGCCCTTGACGACGATTACGCGCACCATCACCCTGGCGTCTTGCAAGGCATCGCGCCTGTAACTGGAAGCCTCGTGAAGAGAAGCCACGGTCTGGGCGCCATTGACGATGCTTGCATTGAACAACTCGATCCGGGCAGGTTGCCCAGGCATTCTGCGCCCGAAAAATTCCATCTCATATCGGTCGCATACGATGGTAACTCCGTTATTGAAGTACCAGAATTCGTCCGGGTTATCCATTGGGCTGGCGACCAGTTTTTGGTTTACCGTTGTGAGACCCAAGAATTTTCTGACATTTAGCGCAAAGAGTGAATTCCCATGCGCCTGGTACCACCAGGCTGCCTCTTCGGCTGAGACGGTGCCCACGAATGCCCGATACGGCATGTCATGAGTAAACCAGCCCTCGGAAAGAGTTGCGGTGATTCGTACAGGGTCTGGTGATAGTTCTTCGCGAATTGCGGCATGGATGTCGGCTTTGGATATAATGCGATATTCTGCCGCTCCGTCAAGGTCGGAAATCGCATCTTCGAGGATATGGCGGGCTGATTGAGTCAACCCCTCATTCCCCATCAAGACGGCCACTAGATAAATCCTGGGGTGCGGCGCTGTCAGGACCTGATGGATTCGATCGGAGAAGACTTGGAGGCGCGCGTTGAACCGATCAAACCGCTGGTTATCCAGGGTCCGGAACCCGTGGATTAGCTTGAGGGCTTCCGCCTCCCCAAACCGTGCCATACCGCGGGGATTCCACTTCGCCTGGATGAGCCAGAGTTCGTTGGTGGCCGAGGAAATGGCCACCGCGTCGATTCCGAGATCGTCGCGACCGTCCGTAACCGCAGCTACTGAGTCCTCGGCAGTGCAGTCAGTGAGAATCTGAACTGCTGTCGCTGCCAGCGCTCGCGACAAGAACACCTGCGTTCGGATTTCCTCTCGAAGCGGGGCGTCGCTCAGATCGATGAGCCCTTCGTATTTCCGAGTGAGCGATTTTACGATCTGGTGTAATTCCAGAGGGCTGTCGGCCTGGGCCTGACCCCGTGAGTCCTGCATGAACTTGCCCCCCTCTATGGGCCGTTGGACACGCAAAAGTATAGGTCTGGAGGCACGGCGACTATGGGTGATCGCTCACAGAGCCCACGAGTTGGCGCCCTTGGCTAAGCCCGGCCACCCGGCGCCACGTTTGGGCCGGGCAGTCGGAAGCCTGCGGGCCGGCCCTCCATGGTGGCAACTAGAAGGGCCTCCTGTAGCTACCCGACGCTGCTGTCTGGGAGCGAGGCGACCTCATGCTTGTCCCAGAGTGTTGATCACCTCGCGCGGGGTCAACGCACTCTAGGTCGGTGGAGCGGCTTTGGGCTGGAGCTGCTTTGGGGCGAGTGATCATGGCCCCTTAAGCTTCCGGCGAGTCGGGCAGTCTGTGGACCTGCCCGTTAAAGCACGACGTTGGGGCCGTGATCTTAGAGGCTCGCCCCAAAGTGGCTGCCTAAAGCCGTGGAGCCGACCGCCCCAGCCACAGCGGGTTCCCCACCTTCTGCCCGCAGCACGTAGCGCGCCGCCGGGCGCGGCCAGCCGGGGCGGAGACAGGAGGCAGGTCGCGCCGCTGAGGCGGCGCGCGCCCGCGCCGTGCGCGGGCCTTGATGAAGTAGAGAAAGTCTTATCCCGCAGGGATGAACTGCTTGCCGTCGTGGCTCCGCACGTGAGGGCCGTTGCCGTCCAAGGCGTCAAGGAGGCGGATCGCGTAGACCTCGGCCATGCGCTCGCTGACTTCGTCGGGTGTGAGCCAGGAGACGGCTGTCGACTCGCTTGATGTGCGCTCGGTGCCGCCGGAGGGCTTGCAGCGGAAGACCAGGGCGACGATGCCTCGGGTCGTGTTCTTGTATACGCCGGTGAGCTGGTCCACCTCGACGTGGATGCCTGTCTCTTCCCAGACCTCGCGGGCAACGCCGGCCTCGGGTGTCTCGCTGAGTTCGAGGATGCCGCCGGGGAGCTCCCAGGTGCCGTTGTCGGCTCGGCGGATCGCCAGGAGGCGGCCGTCCTCGCGCACCACTACTCCGGCTACGGACACGGAGTGCAGGGGAGGGGGTGTCGCTTCCTGTGGTTGACTCATGTAGAGGAGCATAGGAGGCAGGGAAGGACTATGGGAACTGCGGCGGGAGGGGCCAGTTCCGGGCCTCGATATGTGCAGATCGCTGATGACCTCGTGCAGCAGATCCGGGCGGGGGTTCTCAAGGCCGGCGACATGGTGCCGAGCGAATCCGAGCTGGTGGACCGCTACGGCGTCTCCGGCGGGACGATCCGTAAGG includes these proteins:
- a CDS encoding GntR family transcriptional regulator, which codes for MTGSVPSRHHDIADDLRHQITTGSIKPGERLPSEAGLAARYRVSTVTLRRALAVLQGEGLVEKIHGKGNFVRHPRRKILYVGGWGTLDPWTAAEPTLRVTVRSTTVPASVHLTMLLNVPTGSPLAEYSCLSLEQGSPHGLARIYIPRDLAPAGVLDDDFVCRETVTRFAVLGPSPATVRETVCARSPTPDEASALRIGSTAAVLAITRIATDSTGRVVEAALLAFPGDRVDAVFTAHHVLDERQTQG
- a CDS encoding serine/threonine-protein kinase, producing MARAVPKRIIGERYEIRGSIKSGGMGHVWRAYDVVLERDVAIKLIRQGLADDSEELAQRFRNEALIHAKLTHSGIPKVHDALLNAAADGPYIVMELIQGESLAEIITVSGRMPIHWTACLGVHLCSILHHAHDISVVHRDIKPDNIMVAVDGTVRLLDFGIAVTPDPSLSRLTSAGKVVGTYVYMAPEQIEESNITPSTDLYSFGVLLYQLLIGRPPFEGSTGQLMRHHLFSSPITPRSLRPEIDAQLDELVMGLLAKKPSERPEGALEVARRLFTHAPSGSGYLSVPGLPDLIHPTLPVPSARGAGNFTGKPFPGSRPARILSVAARMAEAFQLLADGRVSEAVASYQELAEELGKAGPGRASDAQKCRIRAAICRIKLNQEEQALEELQIELKDLLRIHPATHPQVLEVRKYIGFLLRVLRRFSEAAAVLAELHGDLVQERGFDSEEALVVRNELVKIRRKNTR
- a CDS encoding AIPR family protein; this translates as MQDSRGQAQADSPLELHQIVKSLTRKYEGLIDLSDAPLREEIRTQVFLSRALAATAVQILTDCTAEDSVAAVTDGRDDLGIDAVAISSATNELWLIQAKWNPRGMARFGEAEALKLIHGFRTLDNQRFDRFNARLQVFSDRIHQVLTAPHPRIYLVAVLMGNEGLTQSARHILEDAISDLDGAAEYRIISKADIHAAIREELSPDPVRITATLSEGWFTHDMPYRAFVGTVSAEEAAWWYQAHGNSLFALNVRKFLGLTTVNQKLVASPMDNPDEFWYFNNGVTIVCDRYEMEFFGRRMPGQPARIELFNASIVNGAQTVASLHEASSYRRDALQDARVMVRVIVVKGAPRGFAQRVTLATNTQNRIEPQDFVALDPVQTRIREDFRLSLGKEYAIRRGEVTPSLVAGCTMAEAATALACTHPNPTLATIARYSSGRLWESAPEGIYTQLFGHQPSAHQIWRSVLLLRSVQRSLHEAADTLAGRAAYIADRGALLVAHLVFQGMDNETIDDPESTWESALDEVPGRVAHVLARLISQVDELYGPHSFLSRLFVNADACRELVRGVLSSSKDQRDPVAVLTAYKENATLKKRVHRRPNSVRILVEHHHIPDGALLMYHPGRIEEDAVGTWLNEDPKRFMATWVNDSRKPLLWAADNRQYSPSGLIMHIWQSAGWAESPVAVRGSAHWSVPGGASLVDLATQLYESNNDDTSASPPERGVIDTRQDGTSGA
- a CDS encoding NUDIX hydrolase encodes the protein MLLYMSQPQEATPPPLHSVSVAGVVVREDGRLLAIRRADNGTWELPGGILELSETPEAGVAREVWEETGIHVEVDQLTGVYKNTTRGIVALVFRCKPSGGTERTSSESTAVSWLTPDEVSERMAEVYAIRLLDALDGNGPHVRSHDGKQFIPAG